One stretch of Nocardia fluminea DNA includes these proteins:
- a CDS encoding GNAT family N-acetyltransferase codes for MAVDVDTLHGDDDLHAAGALFRAAMVGLPPLPPHSDHLSEAGRTLGARIDGRLVGTAESYTSWLVVPGGARVAHAAVTHVGVLPTHTRRGVLTALLRRQLDDIAERGEVVATLRASEGSIYERFGYGVASLFARLDLHRGRARLRDTVPPSGAVRFVEPADAWKLFPQIYATAAISWTGAIDRPGYWWKLKHRTAAEPVYTVTHGPAGAEDGFARYHPVDTANWFTSRERTIVVDDLVATTPRAYLGLIRHLLSVDLVDKVTFAFAPVDAPLRHLFTDERAVGVAGVHDETWLRLVDVPAALARRTYRDASPVIVEVEDTIRTANSGRYRICAEQVVRVEDPAEITVDVATLGAIYLGGSTWRQLALAGRVVEHRAGAVEDADNLFATPTLPFSGTFF; via the coding sequence ATGGCTGTTGACGTAGACACCCTGCACGGCGACGACGACCTGCACGCCGCGGGCGCGCTGTTCCGGGCGGCGATGGTGGGATTGCCGCCGCTGCCGCCACATTCCGACCACCTGTCCGAAGCGGGCCGCACGCTCGGCGCCCGCATCGATGGTCGGCTGGTCGGCACCGCGGAGTCCTACACCAGCTGGCTGGTCGTGCCCGGCGGCGCGCGCGTCGCACACGCCGCGGTCACCCATGTGGGTGTGCTGCCCACCCACACCCGGCGCGGAGTGCTCACCGCCCTGCTGCGCAGGCAGCTCGACGACATCGCCGAGCGGGGCGAAGTGGTGGCGACCCTGCGTGCCTCCGAGGGGTCGATCTACGAGCGTTTCGGGTACGGCGTGGCGAGCTTGTTCGCACGCCTGGACCTGCACCGCGGACGGGCCCGTCTGCGTGACACGGTGCCGCCGTCGGGTGCGGTGCGGTTCGTCGAACCCGCCGACGCGTGGAAGCTGTTCCCGCAGATCTACGCGACCGCCGCGATCTCCTGGACCGGCGCGATCGATCGGCCCGGCTACTGGTGGAAACTGAAGCATCGCACCGCGGCCGAACCGGTGTACACGGTGACACACGGCCCGGCCGGCGCCGAGGACGGGTTCGCGCGCTACCACCCGGTCGACACCGCGAACTGGTTCACCAGCCGCGAACGCACCATCGTCGTCGACGATCTCGTCGCGACTACCCCGCGGGCCTACCTCGGCCTGATCCGGCACCTGCTCTCGGTCGATCTAGTCGACAAGGTGACCTTCGCGTTCGCGCCGGTGGACGCGCCACTGCGGCATTTGTTCACCGACGAACGCGCGGTCGGTGTCGCGGGAGTCCACGACGAAACCTGGCTGCGGCTGGTGGATGTCCCCGCCGCGCTGGCCCGCCGGACCTATCGCGACGCGTCGCCGGTGATCGTCGAGGTCGAGGACACGATCCGCACGGCCAACAGTGGCCGGTACCGGATCTGCGCCGAGCAGGTCGTCAGAGTCGAGGACCCCGCCGAGATCACCGTCGATGTCGCCACCCTCGGCGCGATCTACCTCGGCGGGTCGACGTGGCGCCAGCTCGCGCTCGCCGGTCGTGTCGTCGAGCACCGTGCGGGTGCCGTCGAAGACGCCGACAACCTTTTCGCCACGCCCACACTGCCTTTCAGCGGCACCTTCTTCTGA
- a CDS encoding AAA family ATPase, with amino-acid sequence MPTLRNWPFIATKEHRRFVEFADTVKRDRTIGICYGAAGIGKTLSASRYARWDKAGHLLTTWGPREESDKDLYAALSRARTVYYTPTVAATLRELRGDLTQLYNRVNICIDQHVHTGAPERRMPDYVELLVIDESERLSATAIELLRDQYDRGDHGLLFIGMPGIEKTFSRYPQLYSRVGFAHHYRPLTGEELTFVLTRHWHKLGLELDSDDFTDAQAVAAVARITGGNFRLLQRLFAQVHRVMKINELHTVTADVVETARSTLVIGAT; translated from the coding sequence ATGCCGACACTACGGAACTGGCCGTTCATCGCCACCAAGGAACATCGCCGGTTCGTCGAGTTCGCCGACACCGTCAAACGTGACCGGACCATCGGAATCTGCTACGGCGCAGCAGGAATCGGCAAAACACTGTCCGCGTCCCGCTACGCGCGGTGGGACAAGGCCGGACACCTGCTTACCACCTGGGGTCCCCGCGAAGAATCCGACAAAGACCTCTACGCCGCACTATCGCGCGCCCGCACCGTGTACTACACGCCCACCGTCGCGGCCACCCTGCGAGAACTGCGCGGCGACCTCACTCAGCTCTACAACCGGGTGAATATCTGCATCGACCAGCACGTCCACACCGGCGCTCCCGAGCGCCGGATGCCCGACTACGTCGAACTGCTCGTAATCGACGAATCCGAACGCCTGTCCGCCACCGCCATCGAACTTCTGCGGGACCAGTACGACCGCGGTGATCACGGGCTGCTGTTCATCGGGATGCCCGGCATCGAGAAGACCTTCTCCCGCTACCCGCAGCTCTACAGCCGAGTCGGCTTCGCCCACCACTACCGGCCCCTGACCGGCGAGGAACTCACCTTCGTCCTGACCCGGCACTGGCACAAACTCGGCCTCGAACTCGACTCCGACGACTTCACCGACGCTCAAGCCGTTGCCGCGGTCGCTCGCATCACCGGCGGCAACTTCCGCCTCCTGCAACGACTCTTCGCGCAGGTCCACCGTGTCATGAAAATCAACGAACTCCACACCGTCACAGCCGACGTCGTCGAAACCGCCCGCAGCACCCTTGTCATTGGTGCCACCTGA
- a CDS encoding Mu transposase C-terminal domain-containing protein, protein MTAAGLTGLTDADRRQAMSRFEVLRPHLDDEVPLPRAAVQANVPLRTAQRWLHRYRTSGLVGLAPARRRSTGRRTHPDLVKLIEGMALRRPRPSLASITRRTARVAVEQGWDPVSYSTVRSIVTALDPAMLTLAHDGAVAFRDTYELVYRRRADRPNTMWQVDHTQLDIFVLEAGAMRRPWLTVVLDDCSRAVPGYTVNLGAPSALNTSLALRQAIWTKSDPAWPLCGLPEILYVDHGSDFTSDHLTQVAADLKFQIVHSTVARPQGRGKIERFFGTINTELLTELPGHLIRGKPVTAPTLSLRQLDEAIGRFLTTTYHRRIHSEIGDTPQQVWVAEGWLPRMPDSLEQLDLLLVQVATPRVVHRDGIHFQGLRYLHPTLAAYVRESVTIRYDPRDITEIRVFHKNRFLCKAVSPDHTGDTIGLKDIQAARRAYRRRVRAQINERITVVTDYLPAPPRQPSPAKPPVPAPTPPLRAYQEE, encoded by the coding sequence GTGACGGCGGCCGGGCTGACCGGATTGACCGACGCGGACCGCCGTCAGGCGATGAGCCGCTTCGAAGTGCTGCGCCCTCATCTCGATGACGAGGTACCACTGCCCCGCGCTGCGGTACAAGCGAACGTGCCGTTACGGACCGCGCAACGGTGGCTACATCGCTACCGGACCTCCGGTCTGGTCGGGCTCGCCCCGGCCCGTCGCCGATCGACCGGCCGACGTACTCACCCGGACTTGGTGAAACTGATCGAGGGTATGGCCCTGCGCCGCCCGCGCCCGTCGCTGGCGTCGATCACCCGCCGCACCGCCCGCGTCGCTGTCGAACAAGGGTGGGATCCGGTGTCCTACAGCACCGTTCGATCGATCGTCACCGCCCTCGATCCAGCGATGCTCACCCTGGCCCACGACGGTGCCGTCGCCTTCCGTGACACCTACGAACTGGTCTACCGACGTCGAGCCGACCGCCCGAACACGATGTGGCAAGTCGACCACACCCAGCTCGATATCTTCGTGCTCGAAGCCGGGGCAATGCGCCGGCCATGGTTGACGGTGGTGCTCGACGACTGTTCGCGGGCGGTGCCCGGCTACACCGTCAACCTGGGTGCGCCGTCGGCGTTGAACACCTCACTGGCGCTGCGGCAGGCGATCTGGACTAAATCCGATCCGGCCTGGCCGCTGTGCGGGCTGCCCGAGATCCTCTACGTCGACCATGGCAGCGACTTCACCAGCGACCACCTCACTCAGGTCGCCGCTGACCTGAAGTTTCAGATCGTGCACTCCACCGTGGCACGCCCCCAAGGACGCGGGAAGATCGAGCGGTTCTTCGGCACCATCAACACCGAACTGCTCACCGAACTGCCCGGCCACCTCATCCGTGGCAAACCGGTCACCGCGCCGACGTTGTCGCTGCGCCAGCTCGACGAGGCCATCGGCCGGTTCCTCACCACCACCTATCACCGGCGCATCCATTCCGAAATCGGCGACACACCACAGCAAGTCTGGGTGGCCGAGGGCTGGCTGCCGCGCATGCCCGACAGTCTCGAACAACTCGACCTGCTCCTGGTCCAGGTCGCCACACCGCGTGTCGTGCACCGCGACGGCATCCACTTCCAGGGCCTGCGCTACCTGCACCCCACCTTGGCCGCCTACGTCCGTGAATCGGTCACCATCCGCTACGACCCGCGCGACATCACCGAGATCCGGGTCTTCCACAAAAACCGGTTCCTGTGTAAGGCCGTCAGCCCCGACCACACCGGCGACACCATCGGGCTCAAAGACATTCAGGCCGCCCGCCGCGCCTACCGGCGCCGGGTCCGCGCGCAGATCAACGAACGCATCACCGTGGTGACCGACTACCTACCCGCACCTCCGCGCCAGCCGTCACCAGCGAAACCGCCGGTACCCGCACCAACACCGCCTCTGCGTGCATACCAGGAGGAATGA
- a CDS encoding recombinase family protein encodes MRIGYGRVSTRDQHPEAQHDALTAAGCEQIFLDKASGKLASRPELSKALLVANRPKDQLVVTKLDRLGRSLEHLIELSKSLQDRGVDLVVLDQGIDTSTAVGRMFFQILGSIAEFEHALMSERTRDGLAAARARGRTGGQKPKLGPRQVALARQMYDELDERGKRRYTVEQIAAEFGVTRPTIYRHLSADAAKMEA; translated from the coding sequence ATGCGAATCGGCTACGGACGGGTCTCCACCCGCGATCAGCACCCCGAAGCTCAACACGACGCGCTCACCGCGGCCGGGTGCGAACAGATCTTCCTCGACAAGGCCTCCGGCAAGCTCGCTTCCCGCCCCGAGTTGAGCAAGGCGCTGCTGGTGGCCAACCGGCCCAAAGACCAACTGGTGGTGACCAAGCTCGATCGGCTCGGTCGTTCCCTCGAGCATCTGATCGAGCTGTCGAAGAGCCTCCAGGACCGCGGCGTCGACCTGGTGGTCCTGGACCAGGGCATCGACACCTCCACGGCCGTCGGTCGCATGTTCTTCCAAATCCTGGGCTCGATCGCCGAATTCGAGCACGCCCTGATGTCGGAGCGCACCCGCGACGGCCTGGCCGCGGCCCGTGCCCGCGGACGTACCGGCGGTCAGAAACCCAAACTCGGTCCGCGGCAGGTGGCTTTGGCCAGGCAGATGTACGACGAACTCGATGAGCGTGGCAAACGCCGCTACACCGTCGAACAGATCGCCGCCGAATTCGGTGTCACCCGGCCGACCATTTACCGACATCTATCCGCTGACGCAGCCAAAATGGAGGCGTGA
- a CDS encoding alpha/beta fold hydrolase: MDVTYEATQREIATDKGALRYHEAGDGPPLLLLHGSGIGVSGWRNYRGNLEVFAEHFHCYILEFPGFGVSDPVPGNPVLTAGSAVTRFMNALEIESAAVIGNSMGGVVGVNVAMRHPERVSKLVTIGGVGPNIFSQHPSEGTRLLQEFADGPSRDKLVRWLEAMVYDRAMVTEERIEERWAAANDPESHKSLAAMYGSKAFAAQQQAMTDSGVPPYWSMMGKVTCPTLLTWGRDDRQCPPDMAMIPMRLIPDAELHIFPKCGHWVMIEAKQAFERVVLEFLLR, translated from the coding sequence ATGGACGTGACCTACGAGGCAACCCAGAGGGAAATCGCTACCGACAAGGGTGCGCTCCGCTATCACGAAGCGGGCGACGGTCCCCCGCTGTTGCTGCTGCACGGCTCGGGGATCGGGGTCAGCGGGTGGCGGAACTATCGAGGAAACCTGGAAGTGTTCGCCGAGCACTTCCACTGCTACATCCTCGAGTTCCCCGGGTTCGGTGTGAGCGATCCCGTGCCCGGCAATCCTGTGCTGACGGCGGGATCAGCGGTGACCCGTTTCATGAACGCGCTGGAGATCGAATCGGCTGCGGTGATCGGCAATTCGATGGGTGGGGTCGTGGGAGTCAACGTAGCCATGAGACATCCCGAGCGGGTGAGCAAGCTCGTCACCATCGGCGGGGTGGGGCCCAACATCTTCAGCCAGCATCCGAGCGAGGGCACACGCCTGTTGCAGGAATTCGCCGATGGACCCAGCCGCGACAAACTGGTGCGGTGGCTCGAAGCCATGGTCTATGACCGCGCGATGGTCACCGAGGAGCGGATCGAGGAACGCTGGGCCGCGGCCAACGATCCGGAATCGCACAAGTCTCTGGCCGCGATGTACGGCTCGAAAGCGTTCGCGGCGCAGCAACAGGCGATGACCGACTCGGGTGTGCCGCCGTACTGGTCGATGATGGGCAAGGTGACGTGCCCGACCTTGCTGACTTGGGGACGCGATGACCGGCAATGCCCGCCGGACATGGCCATGATCCCGATGCGACTGATCCCCGATGCCGAACTGCACATCTTCCCCAAGTGCGGGCACTGGGTGATGATCGAAGCCAAGCAGGCATTCGAACGAGTCGTCCTCGAATTCCTGCTCCGATAA
- a CDS encoding NAD-dependent epimerase/dehydratase family protein has translation MRIFLAGATGVIGSRLLPLLVGAGHEVAGLTRSPSKAAAVRATGATAVVHDVYDADGLATAVLDFAPDLVMHQLTDLPDDVARLATAGEANSRIRTEGTANLLAAAAAAGAKRFLAQSIAWTPPAGRGDAVATHESAVLAAGGVVLRYGRFHGPGTVTRSDKWR, from the coding sequence GTGCGTATCTTTCTCGCGGGCGCCACGGGCGTCATCGGATCACGGTTGCTGCCGCTGCTGGTCGGCGCCGGTCACGAGGTGGCCGGCCTGACCCGTTCCCCGAGTAAAGCGGCGGCGGTCCGTGCGACCGGAGCCACCGCGGTGGTCCACGACGTCTACGACGCCGACGGCCTCGCCACCGCGGTGCTCGACTTCGCCCCCGACCTGGTCATGCATCAGCTCACCGACCTCCCCGACGATGTGGCGCGACTGGCCACCGCCGGTGAGGCGAACTCCCGTATCCGCACCGAGGGCACTGCGAATCTGCTCGCGGCCGCCGCGGCCGCCGGGGCGAAACGCTTTCTCGCCCAGAGCATCGCCTGGACGCCGCCCGCCGGCCGTGGTGACGCCGTCGCGACCCACGAATCCGCCGTTCTCGCCGCGGGTGGCGTCGTCCTGCGTTACGGCCGGTTCCACGGTCCCGGAACTGTGACTCGCAGCGATAAGTGGCGGTGA
- a CDS encoding response regulator, whose amino-acid sequence MTVTVLVADDHATIRAGLRMLLEVSGQVRVIGEAADGAAAVRQAKALNPDVVLMDVRMPRVDGLEATAAVVAQTSAKVLVLTTFAIDDYVLGALSAGASGFLLKSVGGDDLVSAVLAVAEGDAVLDPKVTRAVIAALPRVAHAPPTPDLSALTDRERQVLAGLGAGLSNSQIGTRLRIGEATVKTHVSRVLSKLGVQSRVQAAVIASQSGLDLP is encoded by the coding sequence GTGACAGTCACCGTTCTGGTCGCCGACGACCACGCCACCATCCGCGCGGGCCTGCGGATGCTGCTCGAAGTGTCCGGTCAGGTGCGGGTGATCGGTGAGGCGGCCGACGGTGCCGCGGCAGTCCGCCAAGCCAAGGCCCTGAACCCCGATGTGGTGCTGATGGACGTGCGGATGCCGCGCGTCGACGGGCTGGAGGCGACCGCCGCCGTCGTCGCGCAGACCAGCGCGAAAGTGCTGGTACTCACCACCTTCGCCATCGACGACTATGTCCTCGGCGCGCTCTCGGCCGGTGCGAGCGGATTCCTGCTCAAGTCCGTCGGCGGCGACGACCTGGTCAGCGCCGTGTTGGCGGTGGCCGAAGGAGACGCCGTCCTCGACCCGAAGGTGACGCGCGCGGTGATCGCCGCGCTGCCCCGCGTGGCCCACGCCCCGCCCACGCCCGATCTGTCCGCGCTCACCGACCGCGAACGGCAGGTGCTCGCCGGCCTCGGCGCCGGTCTGTCCAACAGCCAGATCGGCACGCGCCTGCGCATCGGTGAGGCCACGGTGAAGACACACGTCTCCCGGGTGCTGAGCAAGCTGGGCGTGCAGTCGCGGGTGCAGGCCGCGGTGATCGCGTCGCAGTCCGGTCTCGATCTGCCCTGA
- a CDS encoding sensor histidine kinase gives MGGVLKWGMPTSRTLLNRLADVFDSSTAAAVGVFLVGLLLWAAGGWAVVVDRDLYPPPAKLALLCAAFAIQLTAQRRPALAFGLMIALLAGDFVWGPSLPLWIALTDVIFLAVSTGSNRLGAVVGWFSLIVTLGGSLLALTVLGVRAAFYTGLIGIALTWSPLGYARAVRASRRTVEAERAAARAELTARDAERFAAIGEERRRLARDLHDAVAGHVSAVAILAEVALKDPGNTAVLATIRSGSLAALEEMRTTIELLTAPDDTAVTTRLASLDGLIDAAEAAGGSVTVRRAADLELPTAVEAVVTRILSESLVNATKHAPGAPLEIELRRDATRLVATATNPLPPGIPQGQGNGLRNMMFRAESVDGTLTAGAQEGTWRVCARIPLGEK, from the coding sequence ATGGGCGGTGTGCTGAAATGGGGGATGCCCACGTCCCGCACGCTCCTGAACCGGCTAGCGGACGTTTTCGACAGCTCGACCGCGGCCGCCGTCGGAGTGTTCCTGGTGGGCTTGCTGCTGTGGGCGGCGGGTGGCTGGGCGGTCGTGGTCGACCGTGACCTGTATCCGCCACCGGCGAAATTGGCGCTGTTGTGCGCGGCGTTCGCGATCCAGCTGACCGCTCAGCGCAGGCCCGCGCTCGCGTTCGGCCTGATGATCGCGCTGCTGGCCGGTGACTTCGTGTGGGGTCCGTCGCTACCGCTGTGGATCGCGTTGACCGACGTGATCTTCCTGGCCGTCAGCACCGGTTCGAATCGGCTGGGCGCGGTGGTCGGCTGGTTCTCGCTGATCGTGACGCTGGGCGGGTCGTTGCTGGCGTTGACCGTGTTGGGCGTGCGAGCGGCCTTCTACACCGGTTTGATCGGCATCGCGCTCACGTGGTCGCCGCTCGGTTACGCCCGCGCGGTGCGGGCCTCGCGCCGCACGGTCGAGGCCGAACGCGCCGCGGCCCGTGCCGAACTCACCGCTCGCGACGCCGAACGCTTCGCCGCGATCGGCGAGGAACGGCGGCGATTGGCCCGCGACCTGCACGACGCCGTGGCCGGGCATGTCTCCGCCGTCGCCATCCTCGCCGAAGTCGCCCTCAAGGATCCCGGCAACACCGCCGTGCTGGCGACGATCCGATCGGGCAGTCTGGCCGCGCTCGAGGAGATGCGCACGACCATCGAGCTGCTCACCGCGCCCGACGACACCGCGGTGACCACGCGACTGGCCTCGCTGGACGGCCTGATCGACGCGGCCGAGGCCGCGGGCGGCTCGGTGACGGTGCGCCGCGCCGCCGACCTGGAACTGCCCACCGCCGTCGAAGCCGTCGTCACCCGGATTCTGAGCGAGTCCCTCGTCAACGCGACCAAGCACGCCCCGGGCGCGCCCCTCGAGATCGAGTTACGCCGCGACGCGACACGCCTGGTGGCGACCGCGACGAATCCCCTCCCACCTGGAATTCCCCAAGGACAGGGAAACGGACTGCGCAACATGATGTTTCGTGCCGAGTCTGTCGATGGCACCCTCACCGCCGGCGCACAGGAGGGCACCTGGCGGGTGTGCGCGCGAATTCCCCTGGGAGAGAAGTGA
- a CDS encoding ABC transporter substrate-binding protein, giving the protein MSIRVGYFPHNNSLFVLRHRGILERLLPEVEWVDLRALPHPPRVNPKTALPSEHSDWLYTEGGYDIIGTGFTPPLTALANQRDVVYLGISGPRVENGRLVATAASGITSAADLRGKRVGIAHGSWQTTLLLFALDQVGLSWADVEPIDVDVRGGGAALLAGELDAWVGTHPGLQDVEAATELTTLVDTASVFSHPSLWFTRRDLAEGNRPAVEAVLAALQESDAWIAANPREAAQYFVDDAQARGIPADLDAWEAALRGRPFGVHPVSEDFLDEQQRAADLLAANGLLPRTVEVRSAVLPWIGEVISETSPATV; this is encoded by the coding sequence ATGAGTATTCGGGTCGGCTACTTCCCGCACAACAATTCGCTGTTCGTCCTGCGCCATCGCGGGATCTTGGAACGCCTGCTACCCGAGGTCGAATGGGTCGACCTGCGCGCGCTGCCGCACCCTCCTCGCGTGAACCCGAAAACCGCGCTGCCGAGCGAACATTCGGACTGGCTGTACACCGAGGGCGGCTACGACATCATCGGCACCGGCTTCACCCCGCCGCTCACCGCGCTCGCCAACCAACGCGACGTCGTCTACCTGGGGATCTCGGGCCCGCGCGTGGAGAACGGCAGGCTGGTCGCCACCGCCGCGAGCGGTATCACCTCCGCCGCGGATCTGCGGGGCAAGCGGGTCGGGATCGCCCACGGCTCCTGGCAGACCACGCTGTTGCTGTTCGCGCTCGATCAGGTCGGCCTCTCCTGGGCCGACGTGGAACCGATCGACGTCGATGTGCGCGGCGGCGGCGCCGCGCTGCTGGCCGGTGAACTCGACGCCTGGGTCGGCACCCACCCCGGCCTTCAGGACGTGGAGGCGGCCACCGAGCTCACCACACTGGTCGACACCGCCTCGGTCTTCAGCCACCCGTCGCTGTGGTTCACCCGCCGCGACCTGGCCGAAGGCAACCGCCCCGCGGTGGAGGCGGTGCTGGCCGCGCTGCAGGAGTCCGACGCCTGGATCGCCGCGAACCCCCGCGAAGCGGCCCAGTACTTCGTCGACGACGCACAGGCACGCGGCATCCCCGCCGACCTGGATGCCTGGGAAGCGGCACTGCGCGGCCGACCGTTCGGCGTGCACCCGGTGAGCGAGGACTTCCTCGACGAACAGCAACGCGCCGCCGACCTGCTCGCGGCCAACGGGCTGCTCCCGCGCACGGTCGAGGTGCGGTCCGCCGTGCTGCCGTGGATCGGTGAGGTGATCAGCGAAACCTCGCCTGCCACCGTCTGA
- a CDS encoding class II aldolase/adducin family protein, which produces MTTTETRLPEAVTAFVDAVTREADTAFRVFRETGTVTGNGTVNFVERVPGEEIAVALNEPGPWADDRTVEPVVATFDGEVLSGRGSAGFVTGYAKVFGAHPEITSVVHIHTPWLGGWAQTHRTLPIRYAASQRLTLSREIPPHIDRTIGAGDFILGRLEVDPHLVAIFEANGGANVIGRAGLLELAKFVVLLEEGAQYQAIAETLGGSVEFDPSNLAVQWQRSGLAEEARRLGLIGDAR; this is translated from the coding sequence TTGACCACCACCGAAACCCGTCTGCCGGAGGCTGTCACCGCCTTCGTCGATGCGGTCACCCGCGAGGCCGACACCGCGTTCCGGGTATTCCGGGAGACCGGAACCGTCACCGGTAACGGCACCGTCAACTTCGTCGAGCGCGTGCCCGGCGAGGAGATCGCCGTCGCCCTCAACGAGCCGGGCCCCTGGGCCGACGACCGGACCGTCGAACCCGTTGTCGCCACGTTCGACGGAGAAGTGCTGTCCGGCAGGGGATCCGCTGGATTCGTCACCGGCTACGCGAAGGTGTTCGGCGCGCACCCCGAGATCACCTCCGTGGTCCACATCCACACTCCGTGGCTCGGCGGCTGGGCCCAGACCCACCGCACCCTGCCGATCCGCTACGCCGCCTCGCAGCGGCTCACCCTCTCGCGCGAGATCCCGCCGCACATCGACCGCACGATCGGCGCGGGCGATTTCATCCTCGGCCGCCTCGAGGTCGACCCGCACCTGGTCGCGATCTTCGAGGCCAACGGGGGCGCGAATGTGATCGGCCGCGCCGGACTGCTGGAACTGGCGAAGTTCGTGGTGCTGCTCGAAGAGGGCGCGCAATATCAAGCGATCGCCGAAACCCTGGGTGGCTCGGTCGAATTCGATCCGTCGAACCTCGCGGTGCAGTGGCAACGCAGCGGTCTGGCCGAGGAGGCCCGTCGTCTCGGCCTGATCGGAGACGCGCGATGA
- a CDS encoding LLM class flavin-dependent oxidoreductase, producing MTIDVYWRIGMEGDHASLRTPRRYNRGNAGGYGPGNIAPAIREGALDQYSYLDHVAAVAKASESAGFLGGLLPSFPVTDDPWAVAAALAAETTTYRFMVAFQPGFLHPVQAARMSASLQRATGGRLVYNIISGGGGPAQLWWGDKVSHDDRYARTSEFLDVLRGVWDGEPFDHDGRFFATEGAALPPGLAGQPFPEVYFSGSSGAAVAAAGRHADYYLSWLAPYADLRAKFDGVRRNAEITGRTPKFAVRIDIVARHTEEAAWAEIEKGWAFVDRDAANRAAQGDSVGAARITGWVPETITGYRDLEVQPNVWCGFSLIRGGPAFGLVGSYEQVAQRLDELIDLGVDAFILAGNPHLEEAYRVGEEVLPLLGRSRLTTPSTDSVLATAR from the coding sequence ATGACCATCGACGTCTACTGGCGCATCGGCATGGAGGGCGACCACGCCTCCCTGCGCACTCCGCGCCGCTACAACCGGGGCAACGCGGGCGGCTACGGGCCCGGAAACATCGCACCGGCCATCCGCGAGGGCGCACTCGATCAGTACAGCTATCTCGACCACGTCGCCGCCGTCGCCAAAGCCTCGGAATCGGCGGGGTTCCTCGGGGGATTGCTGCCCTCGTTCCCGGTGACCGACGATCCGTGGGCGGTGGCCGCCGCGCTCGCCGCCGAGACCACCACCTACCGCTTCATGGTCGCTTTCCAGCCCGGCTTCCTCCATCCGGTCCAAGCGGCCAGGATGTCGGCGAGCCTGCAGCGCGCCACCGGCGGGCGGCTCGTCTACAACATCATCAGCGGCGGCGGCGGGCCGGCCCAATTGTGGTGGGGCGACAAGGTTTCCCACGACGACCGCTACGCGCGAACGAGCGAATTCCTCGACGTGCTGCGCGGCGTGTGGGACGGCGAACCCTTCGACCACGACGGCCGCTTCTTCGCTACCGAGGGCGCCGCCCTGCCGCCGGGTCTGGCCGGCCAGCCATTCCCCGAGGTGTACTTCTCCGGTTCCTCGGGTGCCGCCGTCGCCGCCGCGGGCCGCCACGCGGACTACTACCTGTCCTGGCTCGCGCCCTACGCCGATCTGCGCGCCAAGTTCGACGGTGTCCGCCGCAACGCCGAAATCACCGGCCGCACACCCAAGTTCGCGGTCCGAATCGACATCGTCGCCCGTCACACGGAGGAAGCGGCCTGGGCCGAGATCGAGAAGGGCTGGGCCTTCGTCGACCGTGACGCCGCCAACCGTGCCGCCCAGGGTGACTCGGTCGGGGCCGCCCGGATCACGGGCTGGGTCCCCGAAACCATCACCGGTTACCGCGATCTGGAAGTCCAGCCCAACGTCTGGTGCGGCTTCAGCCTGATCCGCGGTGGCCCGGCCTTCGGCCTGGTCGGCAGCTACGAACAGGTCGCCCAGCGGCTCGACGAACTGATCGACCTCGGCGTCGACGCCTTCATCCTCGCGGGCAACCCGCACCTGGAGGAGGCCTACCGGGTCGGCGAGGAAGTACTGCCACTGCTGGGACGCTCCCGGCTCACCACCCCGTCCACCGACTCCGTCCTCGCGACGGCCCGATAA